The following is a genomic window from Aphelocoma coerulescens isolate FSJ_1873_10779 chromosome 5, UR_Acoe_1.0, whole genome shotgun sequence.
TTTCAAATGAGACCATTTCCCCAGCCTCCAGCCTCTTTGCTTTTCATGAATTTCTGgtctgagaaacagaaaatcttCTCTTCTTGCATTTTATGTGCAATATTCTTCTTGCCCTGTGGAGCTTCTCTAAACCCATGCTAACTTGTGTCTGTTGTGGCTTAAAATTGTCCAGTATGTTTTTAGGTCAATGATAtaagctaagaaaaaaaattttaaaccaATGAAATTCTTCAGCACCTTCCCCCTTACTCCCACTCCTTTCAACAACAGGGGCAAATACACAAAATGTTTTATTCCTTCCATCTCCAGTCTgtcttgcatttattttaaggcAGAGCAGTGTAATCCCAGTTCATAAACCTAATGCAAGCAACAAGCCTTTGGTGGGAGACAGACTGCTAGCATCTGTGGAAGTCAGTCAGAGGCAGCCAGACTGCATCATTTGGTTGCACAGGTTACAGGGTGGAAgcagttttctttcattttactgTTCTGGCTGCTTCTGTCTGAAACCCTGTGGCACTTGGAAATGCGGTCTGTTGACTTCTCTGTCTTTCTGTGACTGCAGATCTGCAGTGCAGCCTTTCTTTCTACTGGTCTGGCCAGGCTGGCATAGGAAAACCTGTTTCTCCTGAGTAACTCTAGGGCTGAATAATCTGCAGTTCTGTCTCTCCCCAGATCTCTCTGTGATCCCCAGGTTTGCTGCCTGATCACTACCGAGTGCTTCAGGACATGGCAGTATGGGGAACTCTTTTGAGAGCTTTCCAGCTACTTCTGCCTGTAATTGAAATCTGCCTAATCATGTTTCAGGTGTCCTTGCTAACCTTTACTTCCATGGTCTTGTACTGAAACTTTAAAGGGGTTATTTTCTAGTCCTGTCTCTGCACTGTATTGTGCTGAATCAGCTGGTGTGCTTGGTCCCATGGGCAGCTTCTCTTGCACAGACAGGTTTTGCAAAGGAAGGCAAGTTGGAAACCAGAGAGGAAATTTCTGGCAGTTTCTCTGAGTGAAAACGTGAGCTGGAGATGCCATGAGTGGAATGTGTGATGACAGTCATGTTGGATCTGTGATGGGAGTTAGCATGGGTCAAGCTTGCTTTTGAGGTGACCAGTTCCTCCATTTTCAGACTGTGAACATATGTCCTAGTATACAGGAAATTTCTTGCTGTACTGGGGCCACAAgacactcaggaaaaatagCAGTCCCTTGAACCCAGGTATATTTCAGTACTGTTGATAATGGTTTGAGGGTTCTTTATAGTACTTCCTTGTGCAATTTTATACCATTTTATAATTTAAACTTTGAGATAGTGACAAAAAGGTCAGAGATGATACAGAAGAGCCAGTGGTGAGAATGAAATTACCACGAAGGTAAAGGGCAACAACCAGCAAAGCTGGCATAGACATATGAAACAAAGCTCCTTGGAAATAAGTTGTGTGAAGCAAATCTGATTTTTAAGCTGATCAGAGTGGGTTTTGTTTCCTGGAATGGATTTTACTTGAGGTCATGGCTGTATACAGGAAACCAGAGGTAAAATCTGATCAGAATGATGGCAAGAAAAGTGTTGGGCAAGTAGATCGGTTGGAGAGTGGTTGTgtagtttaaaataaatttagaatAGTATATTTAGAAGACTTAGGAAAATAGAGTAGAAGTAGAGATGGTCTTGGTCTGAAGAACACCATTTGGCCAATACCTGTGAAGGATACAGTACCAAAAGGTTTTGGGAAAGTAGATATAGGACTTGGAGATGGTGAGCTGTAATTGAAGAATGAATTGGAAggagtttgttttaaaatatgttctATTGAGCCTCTTGCTTCTTGCTGTTCTCTAAgcaactatttttttcttaaatggcAAAATCATGAGCTGCTTGTTCAAGGTTTTGATGTTTTGAATTGAGTAGTAGAAGCCCAGTAAAGGAGACGCTGGTGCCGCAAGTTTGTTGCTGAGAGGGGTGAGGAGATAGTGTTGCTCTTTATGATTTAAGACTGATCCAACTAATTCTTCCCTGCTAACTTCCTATTGCTGGCAGTAGGAAATATTCCTAAACCCCCTAGTTTACAGAACAAAGAGAGCATAAATGCATTGCATTTGCACCTTGTGAACATGTTTCACCACAGGCTGTCCATTGGGCCAGGTAGAGAAATAATGAATGGTAACTGCCTGGGAAGTGAAGAGGCTTGTTGGAGGAGGTAATAAATTTGAGTCTATCCTTAATGGTTTGTGATCCCTCTTACTGGTTTGTGTGGGTGTTAGCATAGGCACAGCAAGATACCTGTGATTAAGATAAGTTATTTGTTTAACATAAAgcctgaaaaaataattttgacctACCTATCCTCTTTACATATACTTTTCCCCCTTCAACCCAACATTCCTGATCAATATGAGAAGTTTTAGGTTTCTTTTCCATCTTGTAAGTAGTACTGCTTTGCCTGTGGAACCCCTCAGTTTGTTCTAGGGCTCTCTTGAACTGGGACAGTAGGAAGGGCTGCAACCTGAGAGGGCAGCAAACTCTTatttcctgctgcaggcaggtaacaccttcctcctccccatccctcagcagcacccaggAGCTGTGTGTATGGGAGTCCGCATTTCTTCCACCTCCTCTCTCAGGTTGTCCTCTCCTTTCCATGCAACCTCCCAGGTGATGAATGGGGCATGGCCTTacagcagccccctccccagcctcccCGTTTTACAGACTTCATCATGACTCAGAGGAATTGGGACGTTTCTTTCCGGGAGTAGAAACATACcaacttaattttttaaaaagaacaaatatgtatataattatatataagaaaaaaaaaatgaaatgcaggTATTTAAACACCCTTGGTAAATTCATGCATGTATACAGTGTCTTCCCCCCACCCCGTTGGATGTGTAGCATCCAGGACACTAAATGACATAAAACCTCATTGAAATGGTAGACAGGTCTAGCAGTCCCCCGAGAGAGCAGGTGCTTCCTTCTCTGGGTGAGTCCGGCGTGTCTCATGTTTCAGATCGTGCGTGTGAATGACACGGGGCGCTGGGGCTGTGTTCGTGTCACCACGGGGGACACGCGCGGGGCAGCCGCCTTCGGAACAAGCCATGTCCGCCCCGCGTGTCCTTCCTGCGCCCTCGCTCCAGGCAGGCACCTCCTCACCCCTGTTCCCCCGCactgccctttccttccctcttctaaaacacaaaacaaacaagcccccccgccccccgcttTATTTATAAATGCGTGTTTTTATACTTTTGGCTTTAGGTAAAATAAtactttgtcctttttttttttttttttacttattatttgggaaaaaattaaaattccgtttgttgggggttttttttgttgttgttggggttttttttttttccactgtgagGCTCCCGCGGGAGCTGTTTTTAACTCTGTATCCATTTGTACTTCGTGTCTTAAACTGTTTCAATAAAAACGTGACCATTTGTTACCGAGCTGCGCGACTCCCTCGGAGCTGCGCCCGAGGTTCGTTTTCCGGGGGAAGGGGTGGGCAGGGATAGGGGCGGGCAGGAGGGCGAGGGCGGGCGGGGCCGCctcctgcggggccgggccgtgcaTGGCGGAGGGCGCGGCGCTGCGGGCCGTGAGGGGCTGCCTGGCCGCCTTCCCCCGGGAGGCCCGCGGTGAGCGCCGGAGCgcggagcggggagggggaggccGCGGTGACCCCGCCCGGGGCGGGCAGTGGTGctgggccggccccgccgcctccccggggcccggcccgcccgGGGGAGCAGAGCTCGGCGCGGCCGCCTCGGCGAGCGGCAGCGGCGTGGGGCGAGCAGCGGCACCCACTCTGCTGCCAGCATGATGGTTCCGAGGTCAAGGTGAAGCAAAGGCTGCCGCAAAAAGAAAGCGAAACTCGAGAAAACGGTCTTTTAATGGTTGTTTCTCTGTGTATAaaatagcaaaacaaagcaCTATTCCAGCTTCCAAAAAATGATCCTGTGGTACCACCTCTGTATGGGAGGTGCACCTCCTATAGCACAGGCCCTTTATCACTTTGTCCTCAAGCGCTGGCCTGAGGTTTCCATCTGGCTCTGAAACCCCCCTAATACTCTCTGGGTTTTAACAGAGGGATTTCTGGATCTGTGGGGGGCACTGCTTGGCATCAGCGTGGTGTGGCGCATGAAGCCTGTGTGCTGGCAGGAGGTGCTTGTCTCGGGATGCTGAGTAACACTGTTTATCGTTTGCCtggacagagctgggctggccGGAGTCCATACCCTATCTTGATAGGCCTCCATCCCCGCTGCAGTTTTATCGAGAGTGGGTGAGTCCGAATAAACCCTGTATAATTCGCAACGCCATCAGCCACTGGCCAGCTCTGAAGAAATGGACCTCAGCGTACCTCAGGTATGAGCGAGCTGTGGAGAGGGAATGGTGTTCAATTTCAGGTGACCTCACTAAAAACCCCTTGGTTaatctttgttttatttgtaaGATTAGCTCAGATTCCTTCCTGGTTCTGTGTGAGGGTGTTCAGTCTTTCCAAGATCAGGTGTAAGTGTCTTCCTTGCACACTCACTGCCCTACCAGTTCTGATGCTGCCAGGAGGGGTAGGTGTTTTGGCTGTGAGCAGCCAAAAGACTCAGCTATCGAAACCCAGCCAGCTGGAGTGGGGCTGTAACGCTGTAAAAACAGACTGGCTTGTTTGTGACTGAGCACGGCttgttttcttcaaaaaacTAAATGATGAGCATTTTAACAATGactgaaattttaaagaaaattccttCTTTAAGAGAGAATATATGGTTTGACCTAAAATCTGTGGGTCAGATCTAATTCTGTGGGGTTTAAAGCTAAATATCTTATGGAACTAAGGAGTGTTAGCCTCATGGGGTGGGTATCTATCAGTGTCTGTCCACCCACTGCTCAATTGCTTTTGAAAGTGTGAACCCTTGGACCTAGCTGGGTTGAATGGCCCCAATAATATGCCATGACTGGTGAAAAGAAGTGGCTGAAGAGGGCCCTCTGTCTGCATGGAGGAAAAAGGAGCTCCTTTGTGAACTGTCCTGTTAGGAGAGAatttagaggaaaaagaaactaGAGTTGCCTTGAGTGCAGGGAGCAATTGGAGCAGAATGCCAGAGTCCTTACCAGACAGCAGAAAATCTAATCTAGAGACACCCATCCATGGAAAGACAGACATCTTATTTTTGCTGCCCTTGAAACGTGTCTTTAAAATAACCAGTATGTATTGTATGAGCTAACTGTGGGTCTGGATATAAATCCTTCACTTGTTTTGCAGGGAGGTAGTAGGTCCCAAGGTGGTGAGTGTGGCAGTGACACCAAATGGTTATGCAGATGCAGTGTTTCAGGACCGTTTTGTCATGCCAGAGGAGCGCCAAATGCCTTTTATGGACTTTTTGGACATTGTGGAGAAGAAAGTGACCTCTCCCAACGTATTCTATGTGCAGAAGCAGTGTTCAAACCTCACTGAGGAGTTCCCTGAACTTGTCTGTGATGTGCAGCCTGACATACCATGGATGAGTGAGGCACTGGGTAAACCCTCTATTTCTCACATATTCAGTAAATATTTTGCATGAAACTTTAAAACAATCACACTACATGTACTACATGGTGAATGCTTGTTCTCTTTCTGAATGCCACAGCTCAGTTTGGTTTCATCCTCTTAGAAAGCAGGAGTGGTAAAATACATAATAGTGTAATCCAAGTTTTGGCATTGGATTACTTTGGAATCAGTATCTCTGTTGTGTACTGGGACCCTCACAACTGAAAAAACATCATGTAACACTTCTTTACATCGAGTGGCTTTTCTCTGATCTAGAGCTGTGTTTTGGCTCAGTGTTTGCAGTGTAGAAGGAGGTTGCTGTTGTTCACAGAGTGCTATTTGCAATGAAACCTGTCATAGTTATGAATGAAGTTACAAGTTACAGGACAGAATTTGGCAGAAATTGGCAGAAAATTATTTGAAGAGCTTTTTAAAATGACACAATTTTTCATTGTTGTTGATGTCATATCTCTTTTCCCTAACCATACAGGGAAGAAGCCTGATGCTGTGAACTTCTGGCTTGGGGAGTCTGCTGCTGTGACATCTTGTATGTATCCTATGGCACTGTAAATCTTCTGGTGATTTCAGCATAGGTTTGAGATGGCATGTTTTGAGttagtggctcaggaggatgGTGTGGTTTTTCTGACAAGGCAGTTCTATTTTAACATgcctttttgcattttttattctgcccttctgcagcctcctgctgctgtgtctcTGGGTGCATCTACCTGGCATTGTGTCAGGCAAGGCGCTGACAATTTGCTTCATtgaatgcatttgctgcagcatgATATTGTGACTTTCCTCTCCCACTGGCTGCAAGAGGACGAAGCAGCCTGATAATAATAGGGGAAGCAGACACTTTCAGTTTACTATAGtttctgcagagaaggaaatagcactgattttctttcttcacatttctctttttttctcaatCCTAGTACATAAAGATCATTATGAGAACTTGTACTGTGTGGTATCTggagagaaatattttctgctgcatccacCAAGTGACCGTCCCTTCATCCCATACGGTATATCATTTTGCTGTGCTATATGTCTGGAGGTTGGAAAGAGGACAGACTGAAACACTGAAAGATGTTAAAAAAGGAAGCAGTGATAACATTTTGATGTTTATGCAGTCTTACACTTTCCAGTGTGTTTCTATCTCATGCTGCAGGTAGTTTGTAATACAAATGTTATTCCAGTCCAGTAAAGTAATGGGCTCATTGATTCACATCTTGGTTCTAcgtccagttctgggccactCAATTCAGGTAGGACATTTAGATGCTGAAGCAAATCCAGAGAAGGACATTAAAACTGGTAAAGGTTTCAGA
Proteins encoded in this region:
- the JMJD7 gene encoding bifunctional peptidase and (3S)-lysyl hydroxylase JMJD7, which encodes MAEGAALRAVRGCLAAFPREARELGWPESIPYLDRPPSPLQFYREWVSPNKPCIIRNAISHWPALKKWTSAYLREVVGPKVVSVAVTPNGYADAVFQDRFVMPEERQMPFMDFLDIVEKKVTSPNVFYVQKQCSNLTEEFPELVCDVQPDIPWMSEALGKKPDAVNFWLGESAAVTSLHKDHYENLYCVVSGEKYFLLHPPSDRPFIPYELYQPATYHVSEDGSFEIVDEKTAEKVPWIPLDPLNPDLELYPEYAQAKPLQCTVKAGEMLYLPSLWFHHVQQSHGCIAVNYWYDMEYDIKYSYYQLLDCITKTVKML